The proteins below are encoded in one region of Acidobacteriota bacterium:
- a CDS encoding FecR domain-containing protein: MKPNHRNPEAILDEVLEDIRRQQPEAKLEQEAAQRVWSRLEELSSSSSATAASRERLDSVDDFKALIPDYLQGRLPEARRILFEDQMRNSVTLRRAVKEARGEKRTVVPQRQGSFMSSPWFKWGAVAAMVLFTIGLVQLGVLDGILPRTTMGMASVRSVQGNVFQISPQGQTVLAAGQEIDWRQGIRSAKNTDVVFELADGSLMELRERSEFSISEARDGVTINLDRGSIIVQAAPRRKGHLYVRTNDCTVSVKGTIFSVSSGAKGTRVSVLEGRVEVEQGGKRASLEPGQQYTTNERLARVPLEREIAWSQNYDNHVALLRETRLLDQEFNRVFFPGLRFSSRFLDIVPAGTVIYAGLPNLAVSMADARDIFMQRVEANPALAEWWQKATESGEEGLSVMRVFDSLRELSESLGDEIVLAVQLDERGQPGAPLLMAEATDPSSFRQALTVQLERLKAETGLDNVVITDNPSSLQESNDTLYVYLKNDLVAMAPEIGQLVAFDASASSGRSAFADTSFHHHLDTLYRDGVDWVFGIGLKELMAAEGAGDLAESGIVNVEHFFVEMREAEGMIENRAMLTFDGERQGIASWLAAPAPIGGLDYVSQEASVAVGLAVREPVQLIDEVIAMLGDEARRAVAEIETQTGINLQADLAAPLGGEFVFAIDGPLLPMPSWKAVIEVYDPPTLQSTIERFVARADQELKAEGKKGVTLTSQDSGGRTYYRVSVLDLPLASFSYTFVEGYLVAAPARGLVADAIRFNEIGATLPHSTEFVNLLPRDGHTGFSAVAYQDLRSVLEPLAGLARGIELPEGEREVLDEAMQGMSASLVCAYAEEDRILFATTGNFGFNPSNLMGLSAFSLPGMEDVLQNLPGVHAK, translated from the coding sequence ATGAAGCCCAATCATCGCAACCCAGAGGCCATTCTGGATGAGGTCTTGGAGGACATCCGTCGGCAGCAGCCCGAGGCCAAGTTGGAGCAAGAGGCGGCCCAGCGCGTTTGGAGCCGTCTGGAGGAGCTTTCCTCATCTTCGTCCGCCACCGCAGCCAGCCGGGAACGGCTCGACTCGGTGGACGACTTCAAGGCCCTGATTCCCGACTATTTACAGGGACGGCTGCCCGAGGCGCGCAGAATCCTCTTCGAGGATCAGATGCGCAATTCGGTCACGCTGCGCCGGGCCGTCAAAGAGGCCCGCGGCGAAAAACGTACGGTCGTACCCCAGCGCCAGGGAAGCTTCATGAGTTCTCCCTGGTTCAAATGGGGAGCCGTGGCGGCCATGGTGCTCTTTACCATCGGACTGGTGCAGTTGGGGGTGCTGGACGGCATCCTCCCCCGCACGACCATGGGCATGGCCTCCGTGCGCAGCGTGCAAGGAAACGTGTTTCAGATCTCGCCCCAAGGCCAGACAGTCCTGGCCGCCGGGCAGGAGATCGACTGGAGACAGGGCATCCGCTCGGCCAAGAACACCGACGTCGTCTTCGAGCTGGCGGACGGATCGTTGATGGAACTGCGGGAACGCTCTGAGTTCTCCATCTCTGAAGCCCGCGACGGCGTGACCATCAACCTTGACCGCGGCAGCATCATCGTCCAGGCCGCTCCCCGCCGCAAGGGACACCTCTACGTGCGCACCAACGACTGCACGGTGTCGGTGAAGGGAACCATCTTTTCGGTCAGCAGCGGCGCCAAGGGAACCCGTGTCTCGGTGCTGGAAGGCCGGGTCGAGGTGGAGCAGGGCGGCAAGCGCGCTTCGCTGGAACCGGGCCAGCAGTACACCACCAATGAGCGGCTGGCCCGCGTCCCCCTGGAACGGGAGATCGCCTGGAGCCAGAACTACGACAATCACGTGGCGCTGCTGCGCGAAACGCGTCTGTTGGATCAGGAATTCAACCGGGTCTTCTTTCCCGGACTGCGCTTCTCCAGCCGCTTTCTTGACATCGTTCCGGCAGGCACCGTCATCTATGCCGGCCTTCCCAACCTAGCCGTGTCGATGGCCGACGCCCGCGACATTTTCATGCAGCGGGTAGAAGCCAATCCGGCCCTGGCCGAATGGTGGCAGAAGGCCACTGAGAGCGGGGAAGAAGGCTTGTCGGTCATGAGGGTCTTCGACAGCCTGCGCGAGTTGAGCGAATCGCTGGGCGACGAAATCGTGCTGGCGGTTCAGCTTGACGAGCGGGGCCAGCCCGGGGCGCCTCTGTTGATGGCCGAGGCCACCGATCCCTCTTCTTTCCGTCAGGCCCTGACGGTCCAGTTGGAGCGGCTCAAGGCTGAGACCGGACTCGACAACGTCGTCATAACCGACAATCCGTCCAGCCTGCAGGAGAGCAACGACACCCTGTACGTCTACCTCAAGAACGATCTGGTGGCGATGGCGCCTGAGATCGGTCAATTGGTGGCTTTCGACGCCTCGGCCAGCAGCGGACGCAGCGCTTTCGCCGACACCTCGTTCCATCATCACCTCGACACCCTCTATCGCGACGGCGTCGACTGGGTCTTCGGCATCGGCCTCAAGGAACTGATGGCGGCTGAAGGCGCCGGCGATCTGGCCGAAAGCGGCATCGTCAACGTCGAACACTTCTTCGTGGAGATGCGCGAAGCCGAGGGCATGATCGAGAACCGCGCCATGCTCACCTTCGACGGAGAACGCCAGGGAATCGCTTCCTGGCTGGCGGCGCCCGCGCCTATCGGTGGACTCGACTACGTGTCCCAGGAGGCCTCGGTGGCGGTGGGGCTGGCCGTGCGCGAGCCGGTGCAACTGATCGACGAAGTGATCGCCATGCTGGGCGATGAAGCCCGCCGGGCCGTGGCCGAAATCGAAACCCAGACCGGCATCAACCTGCAGGCCGACCTGGCGGCTCCGCTGGGAGGCGAGTTCGTCTTCGCCATCGACGGACCCCTGCTGCCCATGCCCTCCTGGAAGGCGGTCATCGAGGTCTATGATCCGCCTACGCTGCAAAGCACCATCGAAAGGTTTGTTGCACGCGCCGACCAGGAGCTCAAAGCGGAAGGCAAGAAAGGCGTCACCTTGACCTCGCAGGACTCGGGCGGACGTACCTACTACAGAGTCTCTGTGCTCGACTTGCCGCTGGCCAGCTTCTCCTACACCTTCGTGGAGGGATACCTGGTGGCGGCTCCTGCCCGCGGACTGGTGGCCGACGCCATCCGCTTCAACGAGATCGGCGCCACCCTGCCGCATTCCACCGAATTCGTGAACCTGTTGCCGCGTGACGGACACACCGGATTCTCGGCCGTCGCCTACCAGGATCTGCGTTCGGTGCTGGAACCTCTGGCCGGCTTGGCCCGCGGCATTGAGCTGCCGGAAGGCGAACGCGAAGTGTTGGACGAGGCCATGCAAGGCATGAGCGCCAGCCTGGTCTGCGCCTATGCCGAGGAGG
- a CDS encoding sigma-70 family RNA polymerase sigma factor: protein MSRSEKKEEALQTAAALDTPASGPDMQFEQVFRDHNRTVFRAAYRVTGNPSDAEDVMQTVFMRLLKREGALDLGENPAGYLHRAAVNAAIDLLRSRKSSASISLEDVVFPPPDDTPGPEQKQMAAEIRRWLRQAIANLSENAAEMFVLRYFEGYGNQEIAEMLGTSQGTVAVTLHRTRSRLQQEIGKILKRN from the coding sequence ATGAGTAGAAGCGAGAAAAAGGAGGAAGCGTTGCAAACCGCAGCCGCTTTGGACACTCCGGCTTCCGGGCCGGACATGCAATTCGAGCAGGTCTTTCGCGACCATAACCGGACGGTTTTTCGGGCCGCCTACCGGGTGACCGGAAATCCTTCCGACGCGGAAGACGTCATGCAGACCGTGTTCATGCGTTTGCTCAAGCGTGAAGGCGCCCTCGATCTGGGCGAGAATCCTGCCGGATACCTTCACAGGGCGGCCGTCAACGCCGCCATCGACCTGCTTCGCTCGCGCAAGAGCTCGGCCAGCATCTCGCTTGAAGACGTGGTGTTTCCGCCCCCCGACGACACTCCGGGGCCGGAGCAGAAGCAGATGGCGGCGGAGATTCGCCGCTGGCTGCGCCAGGCCATCGCCAACCTCAGCGAAAACGCTGCTGAGATGTTCGTGCTGCGCTACTTCGAGGGTTACGGCAATCAAGAGATCGCCGAAATGCTCGGAACCTCCCAGGGCACGGTGGCCGTGACACTGCACCGCACCCGCTCTCGTCTTCAGCAAGAGATCGGCAAGATACTGAAAAGGAACTGA